Proteins encoded by one window of Bradyrhizobium sp. B097:
- a CDS encoding sigma-54 dependent transcriptional regulator: MAATILIADDDAVQRRLVENMVQKCGYEPLVVDSGDAAIAALTASETQTIDAVVLDLVMPGLDGLGVLAKIREAGLNVPVIVQTAHGGIDNVVSAMRAGAQDFVVKPVGFERLQVCLRNALNASALKGELQRIRHSREGRLTFSDIITRSEAMAGVLRTAQKAASSTIPVLIEGESGVGKELFARAIHGSSERKAKPFVAVNCGAIPDNLVESILFGHEKGAFTGATERHQGKFVEAHGGTLFLDEVGELPLATQVKLLRALQEGTVEAVGGRKPVKVDVRIISATNRKLLDLVKAGQFREDLFYRLHVLPLTIPALRQRREDIPHLLRHFLARFCAEENRNITGISGDAMAHLAQLDWPGNIRQLENTVYRAVVMSDGDQLGLADFPQGASHPVPEGKMLQGEPLVVSPSTAPAMISGNEIPVTAALPTAGGLSILNAAGEVRPLEDLENEIIRFAISHYRGQMSEVARRLKIGRSTLYRKLDEAAAGTRTSDATST; the protein is encoded by the coding sequence ATGGCTGCCACCATTTTGATCGCCGATGATGACGCAGTACAGCGTCGTTTGGTTGAAAACATGGTGCAGAAGTGCGGCTATGAGCCCCTCGTCGTGGACAGTGGCGACGCGGCGATAGCGGCCCTGACCGCATCCGAGACGCAGACGATCGATGCCGTCGTGCTCGACCTCGTGATGCCGGGCCTCGACGGTCTCGGAGTCCTCGCAAAAATTCGTGAAGCTGGTTTGAACGTCCCGGTCATCGTGCAGACCGCGCATGGCGGCATCGACAATGTGGTGTCGGCGATGCGCGCCGGTGCCCAGGATTTCGTCGTCAAGCCGGTCGGCTTCGAGCGGCTGCAGGTCTGCCTGCGCAACGCCCTCAACGCGTCGGCGCTGAAGGGCGAATTGCAGCGCATCCGCCACAGCCGCGAGGGCCGGCTGACCTTCTCCGACATCATCACCCGCAGCGAGGCGATGGCCGGCGTGCTGCGCACGGCGCAGAAAGCGGCATCCTCGACCATCCCGGTGCTGATCGAGGGCGAGTCCGGCGTCGGCAAGGAACTGTTCGCGCGCGCCATCCACGGCAGCAGCGAGCGCAAGGCCAAGCCGTTCGTCGCGGTGAACTGCGGCGCGATCCCGGACAATCTCGTTGAATCGATCCTGTTCGGCCACGAGAAGGGCGCCTTCACCGGCGCCACCGAGCGTCACCAGGGCAAGTTCGTCGAGGCCCATGGCGGCACGCTGTTCCTCGACGAGGTCGGCGAATTGCCGCTGGCCACACAGGTGAAACTGCTGCGCGCGCTGCAGGAAGGTACCGTCGAGGCGGTCGGCGGCCGCAAGCCGGTCAAGGTCGATGTCCGCATCATCTCGGCGACCAACCGCAAGCTGCTCGATCTCGTGAAGGCCGGCCAGTTCCGCGAGGACCTGTTCTATCGCCTGCACGTGCTGCCGCTGACCATTCCGGCGCTGCGGCAGCGGCGCGAAGACATCCCGCATCTGCTGCGGCATTTCCTGGCGCGGTTCTGCGCCGAGGAGAACCGCAACATCACCGGCATCAGCGGCGACGCGATGGCGCATCTGGCGCAGCTCGATTGGCCGGGCAACATCCGCCAGCTCGAGAACACGGTGTATCGCGCCGTGGTGATGAGCGATGGCGACCAGCTCGGGCTCGCCGACTTCCCGCAAGGAGCGTCGCATCCGGTGCCGGAAGGCAAAATGCTCCAGGGCGAGCCGCTGGTGGTGTCGCCGTCCACGGCGCCCGCCATGATCTCCGGTAATGAAATACCGGTAACCGCTGCGCTGCCGACAGCAGGCGGCCTCTCGATACTCAATGCCGCGGGCGAGGTGCGTCCGCTAGAAGATCTCGAGAACGAGATCATCCGGTTCGCGATTTCGCATTATCGCGGACAGATGTCGGAGGTCGCGCGTCGTCTCAAGATCGGCCGCTCGACGCTCTACCGCAAGCTCGACGAAGCCGCGGCCGGCACGCGCACAAGCGACGCCACCTCAACCTGA
- a CDS encoding L,D-transpeptidase family protein, producing the protein MRDCSNNRRGFDRVLMAVAATFLTVSASSAFAQDTPRSSASELAIDAAIPRPEPANVPPPTASDFKADTTAALPDAAKPADVKPAEVQATEAKPVDAKPVDAKPAESSATAKAVEPKPADVVTAPATKPGDAPKTDTAVAPAAAAPATATAPAAAPAPATAAAPATEPAKAASNVAAEDQPVADKLRELLASKSLRTFDRKNERAAAEKFYSAREYAPVFTKAGKLTDAGKGVIARLKDAAADGLDASDYPVPDFTAATTPDALADAELKLAASMLDYARQAQSGRMHWSQVSADILYPEHPIDPAEVFANVTSAKDASAALDGYNPPQKLYKELKKKLAELRGQGDGPVIMIADGPALKYVPARKKQAAVEMDDPRVPDLRNKLGITEDADSTKYDATVARAVEKFQSSVDLKATGVLDERTVKALNNPKRDRQIDTVLVNMERWRWLPRQLGAANVGNAYVILNIPDYTLKVMQNGAQVWTTRVVTGKPGQHATPLLTETMKYITVNPTWNVPPSIIYNEYLPALQQDPTVLQRMGLKLERNRDGSIHVSQPPGEANALGRIRFNFPNKFLVYQHDTPDKYLFAKDERAFSHGCMRVQNPDQYASVLLNITEPNQHYTPERIRSMYGSSEVDLKFPTPIPVNITYQTAFVDDAGKLQIRRDIYGRDAAMLSLLKNSRGKDLETVVAHAQPSYARPPSSSLPPGVNVAGDNSGFGSSGPNFFERLFGGFGQPEPQPVRRGQAQQQRRVITR; encoded by the coding sequence ATGCGTGACTGTTCGAACAACCGTCGAGGATTTGACCGCGTCTTGATGGCCGTCGCGGCGACCTTCCTCACGGTGTCCGCGAGCTCGGCCTTCGCGCAGGACACGCCTCGCTCCAGCGCCTCGGAACTGGCGATCGACGCCGCGATCCCGCGCCCCGAACCGGCCAATGTGCCGCCGCCCACCGCAAGCGATTTCAAGGCCGACACCACTGCCGCGCTGCCCGACGCCGCCAAACCGGCGGACGTGAAGCCCGCCGAGGTGCAGGCCACCGAAGCCAAGCCCGTCGATGCCAAGCCTGTCGACGCAAAGCCGGCAGAATCGAGCGCGACCGCCAAGGCCGTCGAGCCGAAGCCCGCCGATGTCGTCACCGCACCGGCGACCAAGCCCGGCGATGCACCGAAGACCGATACCGCGGTCGCGCCGGCAGCGGCCGCCCCTGCAACCGCAACGGCGCCTGCCGCAGCTCCGGCTCCCGCGACGGCGGCAGCTCCCGCGACCGAACCCGCGAAGGCTGCGAGCAACGTTGCCGCCGAGGATCAGCCGGTCGCCGACAAGCTGCGCGAGCTGCTCGCCAGCAAGTCGCTGCGCACCTTCGATCGCAAGAACGAGCGCGCCGCGGCCGAGAAGTTCTACTCGGCCCGCGAATACGCACCCGTCTTCACCAAGGCCGGCAAGTTGACCGATGCCGGCAAGGGCGTCATCGCCCGCCTGAAGGATGCGGCCGCCGACGGCCTCGATGCATCAGACTATCCGGTGCCGGATTTCACTGCTGCGACGACGCCGGATGCGCTGGCCGACGCCGAGCTGAAGCTCGCGGCCAGCATGCTGGACTATGCGCGCCAGGCCCAGAGCGGCCGCATGCACTGGTCGCAGGTGTCGGCGGACATCCTCTATCCGGAGCATCCGATCGATCCGGCTGAGGTGTTTGCGAATGTGACCTCGGCCAAGGACGCCTCTGCCGCGCTCGACGGCTACAACCCGCCGCAGAAGCTCTACAAGGAGCTGAAGAAGAAGCTCGCCGAGCTGCGCGGACAGGGCGACGGCCCGGTGATCATGATCGCCGACGGCCCCGCGCTGAAATACGTCCCCGCGCGCAAGAAGCAGGCCGCGGTCGAGATGGACGATCCGCGCGTGCCGGACCTGCGCAACAAGCTCGGCATCACCGAGGATGCCGACAGCACCAAGTATGACGCAACGGTGGCGCGGGCCGTGGAGAAATTCCAGAGCAGCGTCGACCTCAAGGCGACCGGCGTGCTCGACGAGCGCACGGTGAAGGCGTTGAACAATCCGAAGCGCGACCGTCAGATCGACACCGTGCTCGTCAACATGGAGCGCTGGCGCTGGCTGCCGCGGCAGCTCGGCGCGGCCAATGTCGGCAATGCCTATGTGATCCTCAACATCCCCGACTATACGCTGAAGGTGATGCAGAACGGCGCGCAGGTCTGGACCACGCGCGTCGTCACCGGCAAGCCCGGCCAGCACGCCACGCCGCTGCTGACCGAGACGATGAAGTACATCACGGTCAACCCGACCTGGAACGTGCCGCCGTCGATCATCTACAACGAGTATCTGCCGGCCCTGCAGCAGGATCCGACGGTGCTACAGCGCATGGGCCTCAAGCTCGAGCGCAACCGCGACGGCTCGATCCACGTCTCGCAGCCGCCCGGCGAAGCCAACGCACTCGGCCGCATCCGCTTCAACTTCCCGAACAAGTTCCTGGTCTATCAGCACGACACGCCGGACAAGTATCTGTTCGCGAAGGATGAGCGCGCCTTCAGCCACGGCTGCATGCGCGTGCAGAATCCGGATCAGTACGCGTCCGTGCTGCTCAACATCACCGAGCCGAACCAGCACTACACGCCGGAACGGATCCGCAGCATGTACGGCTCGAGCGAAGTCGATCTGAAATTCCCGACGCCGATCCCGGTCAACATCACCTACCAGACCGCGTTCGTGGACGACGCCGGCAAGCTGCAGATCCGCAGGGACATCTACGGCCGCGACGCCGCTATGCTGTCGCTGCTCAAGAACAGCCGCGGCAAGGATCTCGAAACGGTGGTTGCGCACGCCCAGCCGAGCTACGCGCGGCCCCCGAGCAGCAGCCTGCCGCCGGGCGTCAACGTCGCCGGCGACAACAGCGGCTTTGGCTCCTCCGGACCGAACTTCTTCGAGCGCCTGTTCGGTGGATTCGGCCAGCCGGAGCCGCAGCCGGTCCGCCGCGGCCAGGCCCAGCAGCAGCGCCGGGTGATTACCCGCTGA
- a CDS encoding M3 family oligoendopeptidase: MTSRSKTASPKSALSKSALNKSASGKSALSKAALRKEAALRKTAAQRKPAAASPAAKQAASKTGKLPEWNLADLYSGIDAPEVVRDLQKMDADCVAFETDYKGKLAENTGKEGGGKWLAGAIRRYEAIDDLAGRLGSYAGLVHAGDSVDPAISKFYGDISERLTAASVHLLFFSLELNRVDDDVIERAMAEPTLGHYRPWIEDLRKDKPYQLEDRVEQLFHEKAQSGYAAWNRLFDQTISGLRFKVAGKELAIEPTLNLLQDKAGDKRKAAAQALAKTFKDNERTFALITNTLAKDKEISDRWRGFQDVADSRHLNNRVEREVVDALVASVRATYPKLSHRYYALKAGWFKKKKLPHWDRNAPLPFAATGTIAWPEARNMVLSAYNGFSPKMAEIAERFFSDRWIDAPVRPGKAPGAFSHPTTPSAHPYVLMNYQGKPRDVMTLAHELGHGVHQVLAAKNGALMAPTPLTLAETASVFGEMLTFKRLLSQTRNAKQRQALLAGKVEDMINTVVRQIAFYSFERAVHTERKNGELTAERIGELWLSVQGESLGPAIEIKPGYETFWMYIPHFIHSPFYVYAYAFGDCLVNSLYAVYEHASEGFAERYLDMLAAGGTKHYSELLRPFGLDAKDPKFWDGGLSVIAGMIDELETMG, translated from the coding sequence ATGACCTCGCGCTCCAAAACTGCCTCCCCCAAATCTGCTCTCAGCAAGTCTGCTCTCAACAAGTCTGCTTCCGGCAAGTCTGCTCTCAGCAAGGCCGCTCTCCGCAAGGAAGCCGCGCTGCGCAAGACGGCCGCGCAACGCAAACCGGCCGCAGCCAGCCCGGCGGCGAAACAGGCAGCCAGCAAGACCGGCAAGCTTCCGGAATGGAATCTGGCAGATCTCTACTCCGGGATCGACGCGCCGGAAGTCGTACGCGATTTGCAGAAAATGGATGCAGATTGCGTCGCGTTTGAGACCGACTACAAGGGCAAGCTTGCCGAAAATACCGGCAAGGAAGGCGGCGGAAAGTGGCTAGCCGGGGCGATCCGCCGCTATGAGGCGATCGACGATCTGGCTGGCCGTCTCGGCTCTTATGCCGGCCTGGTCCATGCCGGCGACAGCGTCGATCCGGCGATCTCGAAATTCTACGGCGACATCTCCGAACGGCTGACGGCCGCGTCGGTGCATCTCCTGTTCTTCTCGCTCGAGCTCAATCGGGTTGACGATGATGTGATCGAGCGCGCGATGGCCGAACCCACGCTCGGGCACTACCGGCCATGGATCGAGGATCTGCGCAAGGACAAGCCGTACCAGCTCGAGGACCGCGTCGAGCAGCTCTTCCACGAAAAGGCGCAGAGCGGCTACGCGGCCTGGAACCGGCTGTTCGACCAGACCATCTCCGGCCTGCGCTTCAAGGTCGCGGGCAAGGAGCTCGCGATCGAGCCGACGCTGAACCTGTTGCAGGACAAGGCCGGCGACAAGCGCAAGGCGGCGGCGCAGGCGCTCGCCAAGACCTTCAAGGACAATGAGCGCACCTTCGCGCTGATCACCAACACGCTGGCCAAGGACAAGGAAATCTCCGACCGCTGGAGGGGCTTCCAGGATGTCGCGGATTCCCGCCATCTCAACAACCGCGTCGAGCGCGAGGTGGTCGATGCGCTGGTCGCCTCGGTGCGCGCGACCTATCCGAAGCTGTCGCACCGCTACTATGCGTTGAAGGCCGGCTGGTTCAAAAAGAAGAAGCTGCCGCACTGGGACCGCAACGCGCCGCTGCCGTTCGCGGCGACCGGCACCATCGCCTGGCCCGAGGCGCGCAACATGGTGCTGTCGGCCTATAACGGCTTCTCGCCCAAGATGGCCGAGATCGCGGAGCGCTTCTTCAGCGATCGCTGGATCGATGCGCCGGTGCGTCCCGGCAAGGCGCCCGGTGCGTTCTCGCATCCGACCACGCCGTCGGCGCATCCCTATGTGCTGATGAACTATCAGGGCAAGCCGCGCGACGTGATGACGCTGGCGCATGAGCTCGGCCATGGCGTCCATCAGGTGCTGGCGGCGAAGAACGGCGCGCTGATGGCGCCGACGCCGCTGACGCTGGCGGAGACCGCGAGCGTGTTCGGCGAGATGCTGACCTTCAAGCGGCTGTTGTCGCAGACCAGGAACGCCAAGCAGCGTCAGGCGCTGCTCGCGGGCAAGGTCGAGGACATGATCAACACCGTGGTGCGGCAGATCGCGTTCTATTCATTCGAGCGTGCGGTTCATACCGAGCGCAAGAATGGCGAGCTCACCGCCGAGCGGATCGGCGAGCTGTGGCTCAGCGTGCAGGGCGAGAGCCTCGGGCCCGCGATCGAGATCAAGCCGGGCTACGAGACGTTCTGGATGTACATCCCGCACTTCATCCACTCGCCGTTCTACGTCTACGCCTATGCGTTCGGCGATTGCCTGGTGAATTCGCTCTATGCGGTCTACGAGCACGCATCCGAGGGTTTCGCCGAGCGCTATCTCGACATGCTCGCCGCCGGCGGCACCAAGCATTACTCCGAGCTGCTGCGGCCGTTCGGGCTCGACGCCAAGGACCCGAAATTCTGGGACGGCGGCCTGTCCGTCATCGCCGGCATGATCGACGAACTGGAGACGATGGGCTGA
- a CDS encoding aa3-type cytochrome c oxidase subunit IV, with product MADHNEVAYTTADGNDYVAHEQTYEGFLILVKYGTISVAILLALMAYFLV from the coding sequence ATGGCAGACCATAACGAAGTGGCCTATACGACCGCCGACGGCAACGATTACGTGGCGCATGAGCAGACCTATGAAGGGTTTCTCATCCTGGTCAAATACGGCACCATCAGCGTCGCCATCCTCCTCGCCTTGATGGCCTATTTCCTGGTCTGA